The Humulus lupulus chromosome 4, drHumLupu1.1, whole genome shotgun sequence genome has a window encoding:
- the LOC133830062 gene encoding probable inactive purple acid phosphatase 27, with protein MERMCRVLVYLLVLANFGSVWAHGNGFGEQPLSKIAIHKATFALRDSASIKAYPTLLGLKGEDTQWVTVDLEYNEPSADDWVAVFSPAKFNSSTCPPVNDPKEQTPYICSAPIKYKYANESNSHYTKTGKASLRFQLINQRADLSFALFSGGLSNPKVVAVSNFISFANPKAPLYPRLAQGKSWDEMTVTWTSGYNIDDTVPFVEWGLKGENQVRSPAGTLTFGRNSMCGSPARTVGWRDPGFIHTSFLKDLWPNKVYTYKMGHLLSNGKYIWSKIYSFKSSPYPGQDSLQRVIIFGDMGKAERDGSNEYSNYQPGALNTTDQLIRDLPNIDIVFHIGDITYANGYISQWDQFTAQVEPIASTVPYMVASGNHERDWPNSGSFYDKTDSGGECGVLAETMYYVPAENRAKFWYSTDYGMFHFCIADSEHDWREGSEQYQFIEKCLASVDRQKQPWLIFAAHRVLGYSSDYWYGQEGSFEEPMGRESLQKLWQKYKVDIAFYGHVHNYERTCPIYQSQCVKTGKSHYSGVVNGTIHVVVGGAGSHLSEFSQVRPKWSLYRDYDWGFVKMTAFNHSSLLFEYKKSRDGRVYDSFTISRDYRDVLACVPDGCEASTLAS; from the exons ATGGAGAGAATGTGTAGAGTTTTAGTATACTTGTTAGTTTTGGCGAACTTTGGATCGGTTTGGGCTCACGGGAATGGATTTGGGGAGCAGCCACTATCCAAGATTGCCATACACAAAGCCACCTTTGCTCTTCGTGACTCTGCCTCTATTAAAGCTTACCCTACTCTTCTTGGTTTAAAG GGGGAAGATACCCAATGGGTAACTGTGGATTTGGAATACAATGAACCTTCGGCTGATGATTGGGTTGCTGTCTTTTCTCCTGCAAAGTTCAA CTCATCAACTTGCCCACCTGTAAATGACCCAAAAGAGCAGACTCCATACATATGTTCTGCCCCGATCAAG TACAAGTATGCAAATGAATCCAACTCACATTATACAAAAACTGGCAAAGCTTCTTTGAGGTTCCAGCTGATAAATCAGCGAGCAGATTTATCTTTTGCATTATTTTCGGGTGGGCTGTCAAAT CCAAAAGTGGTGGCAGTCTCAAATTTTATATCATTTGCCAATCCAAAAGCACCACTCTATCCACGGCTTGCTCAGGGGAAGTCTTGGGATGAA ATGACAGTTACCTGGACAAGTGGCTACAACATAGATGATACAGTTCCATTTGTTGAGTGGGGTCTGAAGGGAGAAAATCAAGTGAGATCCCCAGCTGGAACATTGACGTTTGGTCGAAACAGCATGTGTG GTTCACCTGCTAGAACAGTTGGATGGCGTGATCCTGGTTTCATACACACAAGTTTCCTAAAAGATTTGTGGCCAAATAAAGT GTACACATACAAGATGGGTCACCTTTTATCTAATGGTAAATATATTTGGAGCAAAATCTATTCCTTCAAGTCATCTCCATACCCTGGACAAGATTCATTACAGCGTGTTATAATATTTGGGGACATGGGAAAG GCAGAGCGTGATGGTTCAAATGAGTATAGTAACTATCAACCAGGTGCACTTAACACTACGGATCAACTGATCAGGGACTTACCAAACATAGACATAGTTTTTCATATTGGAGATATAACATACGCAAATGGATACATTTCCCAGTGGGATCAGTTCACAGCACAAGTGGAGCCCATTGCATCAACTGTACCTTATATGGTTGCAAG TGGTAACCACGAACGTGATTGGCCAAATTCGGGGTCCTTCTATGACAAGACGGATTCAGGCGGGGAATGTGGCGTGTTAGCTGAAACCATGTACTACGTTCCAGCGGAAAATCGAGCTAAATTTTG GTACTCAACAGATTATGGCATGTTTCACTTCTGTATAGCTGACAGTGAGCATGACTGGAGAGAGGGATCAGAGCAATACCAGTTCATAGAGAAATGCCTTGCATCTGTAGATAGACAGAAACAACCTTGGTTAATCTTTGCTGCTCATCGCGTGCTCGGGTATTCCTCCGACTACTGGTATGGCCAGGAGGGCTCGTTTGAAGAGCCCATGGGAAGAGAGAGTTTGCAGAAactttggcaaaaatacaaagtGGACATTGCTTTCTATGGCCATGTCCATAACTACGAAAGAACATGCCCCATTTACCAG AGCCAATGTGTAAAAACAGGAAAATCCCATTACTCAggagttgtgaatgggactattCATGTTGTGGTTGGAGGAGCTGGGAGTCACTTGTCTGAGTTCAGCCAAGTGAGACCCAAGTGGAGTTTATACAGAGATTATGATTGGGGATTTGTCAAAATGACAGCCTTTAATCACTCTTCATTGCTCTTCGAATACAAGAAAAGCCGAGATGGAAGGGTCTACGACTCTTTCACAATATCAAGAGATTACAGAGATGTCTTGGCTTGTGTCCCTGATGGTTGTGAAGCATCTACTTTGGCATCTTGA
- the LOC133831945 gene encoding uncharacterized protein LOC133831945: MVVTRAGSASPARSGAAFSGPASSKHSDDQESSETKGKLLKSNLSPLSKGKAVLKYSLDSPLPNVIEDDVGGSNELKEGDMHASVDLIGKKLKRKHVALSKSKVSAKKLSIGGSSRVKCKANRKIAKKNVGLLDKPKHMECFIKHEDHYRARVNFHCGFEKINVISEKLTDSQKVLFSKTCFGHFLNLKSYANQAKLVHHVLLREVSQPNLNEMWFKVCGKLIRFSLGEFGLLSGLNVFGDIDRGGIKNSNPIGLYSKFFGDHTRGISRIIVEERFKAANFDNDDEAVRMAVLYLITNFLYAWQKEKNIEKTDLYLCDSGGFNHFPWGKDIFNVTLSSLRDALRENEVVITRQGSYPTYKLNGLPFVFQVFIYESIPSLEGTYCEKVSCGLPRIINWSSAAIPSHKELERNVFSLLKVIFILFAFLYI; encoded by the exons ATGGTTGTCACTCGTGCGGGGTCTGCATCTCCTGCTCGGTCGGGTGCTGCGTTCTCTGGCCCAGCATCCTCGAAGCATTCCGACGATCAAGAGTCTTCCGAAACGAAGGGGAAACTTCTGAAGAGTAATCTTTCTCCTTTGTCTAAAGGGAAAGCTGTTTTGAAGTATTCATTGGATTCTCCCCTTCCTAATgtgatcgaggatgatgttggtGGTTCAAATGAGTTGAAGGAGGGCGACATGCATGCGAGTGTTGACTTAATTGGGAAAAAGTTGAAGCGAAAACATGTTGCATTGTCAAAGAGCAAAGTCAGTGCTAAGAAACTATCTATTGGAGGTTCTAGTCGAGTAAAGTGCAAGGCTAACAGAAAAATTGCGAAGAAGAATGTTGGTTTACTGGATAAACCGAAG CATATGGAATGTTTTATCAAACATGAGGATCATTATAGAGCAAGAGTCAATTTTCACTGTGGTTTTGAGAAGATCAATGTGATCTCAGAAAAATTGACTGACTCTCAAAAGGTTTTGTTTAGTAAGACTTGCTTTGGTCATTTTCTAAACCTTAAATCTTATGCTAATCAAGCTAAATTGGTTCACCATGTTTTGTTGAGAGAAGTTAGCcaaccaaacttaaatgaaatgtGGTTTAAAGTTTGTGGAAAGCTGATTAGGTTTTCTTTGGGTGAATTTGGGTTATTGTCTGGGTTAAATGTGTTTGGTGACATTGATAGAGGTGGAATTAAGAATAGTAATCCTATTGGATTGTATTCTAAATTTTTTGGTGACCATACAAGGGGCATTTCAAGAATTATTGTTGAAGAAAGGTTTAAGGCTGCCAATTTTGATAATGATGATGAGGCTGTTAGGATGGCTGTACTTTACCTGATCACTAACTTTTTGTATGCTTGGCAAAAAGAGAAGAACATTGAAAAAACTGACTTGTATCTTTGTGATAGTGGTGGTTTTAATCATTTTCCATGGGGAAAGGATATTTTTAATGTGACTCTCTCATCTTTGAGAGATGCTTTAAGGGAAAATGAAGTTGTTATTACTCGGCAAGGTTCTTACCCAACCTATAAGTTGAATGGTTTGCCATTTGTTTTCCAAGTTTTCATTTACGAATCAATTCCTAGTTTAGAGGGAACttattgtgagaaggttagttGTGGTCTGCCTAGGATTATAAATTGGTCATCTGCTGCAATCCCATCTCATAAGGAGCTTGAGAGGAATGTGTTTTCATTACTTAAggtaatttttattctttttgctTTTCTTTATATatga
- the LOC133830063 gene encoding uncharacterized protein LOC133830063: protein MNVADFEDDDFVAPPKKPTSEAPSSSYVPCVTFGFSDMKIIVDECQKKCNIMSKEIAFLKSASESRHRALMEMLVNLKNDQDLKHKAVMEMLGELRPKSCGINDDIDHVDVGFVGADVGDTSGGGGVSKEKDKFFENESFTQVFDECIQAMQEDAAGDMVIADDKNDTVNENEKTTGNDVEETMNIVKPHDDVADVVKDLEEEAHIFNNMNVEIFDKVVHAAVGDLAKKKEVIMATPIAGSLMNPVVVSTPVVGKRNPKPATVLQSPFVNQFGSSSSEDMKHLEVVKSKRKVVGRYAFGDNLFDLPNQIDQDSFNKWFSLGLRKNNKYKKFDDNNSIIKEPFQFCVTEIERKIWFYDLVKDGRDLDNEHINVAFYYLRKKAKYCELINVRVTTTDNSFDQVITALYDVYLSSDCDRSVISHNSVIFEYICGYKMLCNTPWSLVDFILFPINMTVVGCNHWILGEFNVKQRFFKVYNSMRNRVMDKKVLKVVEAYSTLLPLFLSLNNFYESREDIDLNAQAFKGIDMCHPLDIVFDDEVPQQSNNDCGIFIIKFAEFLMHGLIENIPNPLNVSFQRNKIAVELYVHAKRKKDEGYLSDGEFRGRMSKKMLNVNAMEV, encoded by the exons ATGAATGTTGCTGATTTTGAGGATGATGATTTTGTTGCTCCTCCAAAGAAACCAACCAGTGAGGCTCCTTCCTCATCCTATGTTCCTTGTGTGACATTTGGTTTTTCTGATATGAAAATTATTGTGGATGAATGTCAGAAGAAGTGTAACATTATGTCTAAGGAAATTGCATTTTTAAAGTCTGCTAGTGAATCTAGACATAGGGCATTGATGGAGATGTTGGTTAATTTGAAAAACGATCAAGATTTAAAACACAAGGCAGTTATGGAAATGTTAGGTGAGTTGAGGCCAAAATCATGTGGTATTAATGATGATATTGATCATGTTGATGTTGGTTTTGTGGGAGCTGATGTTGGTGATACTTCTGGTGGTGGTggtgtttcaaaggaaaaggatAAGTTTTTTGAGAATGAAAGTTTTACCCAAGTTTTTGATGAATGCATTCAAGCAATGCAAGAAGATGCTGCTGGAGATATGGTAATTGCAGATGATAAGAATGATACAGTAAATGAGAATGAGAAGACTACTGGGAATGATGTTGAAGAAACAATG AATATTGTCAAACCTCATGATGATGTAGCTGATGTTGTTAAAGATCTAGAAGAAGAGGCTCATATTTTTAACAACATGAATGTGGAGATTTTTGATAAAGTTGTTCATGCAGCTGTTGGTGATTTGGCAAAGAAAAAG GAAGTTATTATGGCAACACCCATTGCTGGTTCTTTGATGAATCCAGTAGTTGTGTCTACTCCTGTTGTTGGCAAAAGGAATCCAAAGCCTGCTACAGTTTTGCAATCTCCTTTTGTTAACCAATTTGGATCATCTTCTTCTGAGGATATGAAACATTTGGAGGTTGTGAAGTCTAAAAGGAAGGTTGTGGGACGATATGCTTTTGGAGACAATCTTTTTGATCTGCCTAATCAAATTGACCAAGACTCTTTTAACAAGTGGTTTTCTCTGGGGCTGAGAAAAAATAATAA GTATAAGAAATTTGATGATAATAATAGTATCATTAAGGAGCCATTTCAGTTTTGTGTAACTGAGATTGAGAGAAAAATTTGGTTTTATGATTTAGTTAAAGATGGGAGGGATTTGGACAATGAG CATATTAATGTGGCATTTTATTACCTTAGAAAAAAAGCCAAGTATTGTGAGTTGATAAATGTTAGAGTTACTACTACAGATAACTCTTTTGATCAAGTTATCACTGCTCTGTATGATGTGTATCTGTCAAGTGACTGTGATCGATCTGTTATATCGCATAACAGTGTTATTTTTGAGTATATTTGTGGTTATAAAATGCTTTGTAACACCCCTTGGTCGCTAGTAGATTTCATTTTATTCCCTATTAATATGACTGTTGTTGGCTGTAATCATTGGATTCTTGGGGAGTTCAACGTGAAGCAGAGATTTTTTAAAGTCTACAACTCAATGAGGAATAGAGTTATGGATAAGAAAGTGTTGAAAGTTGTTGAAGCATATTCTACTTTGTTGCCCTTGTTTCtttctttaaataatttttatgagtCAAGGGAAGATATTGATCTAAATGCACAAGCATTCAAGGGCATTGATATGTGTCACCCGTTGGACATTGTGTTTGATGATGAGGTTCCACAACAGAGTAACAA cgaTTGTGGGATTTTTATCATAAAGTTTGCTGAATTTCTTATGCATGGACTTATTGAAAATATCCCCAATCCTCTGAATGTTAGTTTCCAGAGAAACAAAATTGCAGTCGAGCTATATGTCCATGCTAAAAGAAAGAAAGATGAAGGCTATCTATCTGATGGGGAGTTCAGAGGAAGAATGAGCAAGAAGATGTTGAATGTTAATGCAATGGAAGTATGA
- the LOC133831946 gene encoding uncharacterized protein LOC133831946, with amino-acid sequence MNPITSLVYYDGHWNENNVYEDFKMLGVLIPLDCSFTTLMNILSTELSTILSTENATIEYQIAETLPPLKIKSDSSIQFYLECKRNDKTLTKYPLIVSVTENNQTITCGALQKMSSTVASSSNNIENDISDTSTFSIDEPQGLPNFIQLADQITDLILEKERHESIPEHIGTETTIITHAISDGIREKQVYKNKEVLTTTIGLYAIKNNFQFKVHKSCKKEYQLKCLDSECTWSFRAARYGKTDMFQLRKFNRAHTCSLDIILGDHRQASSSMVGNVVKTKFTDPKTNYRPKDIAKDMLDRYGVSMSYQKAWRSKEKAVNYVHGSSQDSYRDIPRYLHILKHKNLGTVTDLQIDSLNRFKYLYMAMGQSILGWKHCIPVIVVDGTFLKAAFGGTLLTASTQDANRHIFPLAFAITDSENNDSWEWFFRKIKECYGEREELCIVSDRHESIENAIKNVFPNVTHGVCSYHLFCNIKTKFKTDAEATSIAFHAAAKAYNMEDFEKYMKDLDSLHEGIRPFLANEVKYEKWARIHSKSRRYAAMTSNIAESINAALKEMRELPVTTLLECLRNLIQKWSYNNKKEAEATFTELPKKQEEYLRKNFVKSLRMTKSCSCNKFDLDELPCEHAMAVIRKMNLQYKKYCSYYFTKQAMLNTYNASIHPLGDPKTWRVPPDVEEIEVLPPKGNRKSGRPRKKRFVSAREGSYQLKCGSTVIGTLLITITCDKEL; translated from the exons ATGAATCCAATAACATCTTTGGTATATTATGATGGTCATTGGAATGAAAATAATGTGTATGAGGATTTCAAAATGCTGGGAGTGTTAATACCATTAGATTGCTCATTTACAACACTAATGAATATCTTGTCTACAGAGTTGTCTACCATTCTGTCAACAGAAAATGCAACAATTGAGTACCAGATTGCAGAAACATTGCCTCCATTGAAGATCAAAAGTGATAGCTCTATACAATTCTACTTGGAGTGCAAAAGAAATGACAAAACACTCACAAAATACCCTTTGATAGTTTCTGTAACAGAGAACAACCAAACAATTACCTGTGGAGCACTTCAAAAGATGAGTTCTACTGTTGCTTCAAGTAGTAATAATATAGAGAATGATATTTCGGACACATCGACATTCTCTATAGATGAACCTCAAGGACTACCAAATTTTATTCAGTTGGCAGATCAAATTACAGATTTGATTTTGGAGAAGGAACGACATGAATCAATTCCTGAACATATCGGAACAGAAACTACAATTATAACTCATGCAATTTCTGATGGAATAAGAGAAAAACAGGTATACAAAAACAAAGAGGTTCTTACAACAACAATTGGTCTCTATGCCATAAAAAACAATTTTCAGTTCAAGGTCCACAAATCTTGCAAAAAAGAATATCAGTTGAAGTGCCTTGATTCAGAATGTACGTGGTCATTTCGTGCTGCAAGATATGGAAAGACAGATATGTTCCAACTTAGGAAGTTCAATCGTGCCCACACATGTTCCTTGGACATTATTCTTGGAGATCACCGACAGGCTTCAAGTAGTATGGTTGGGAATGTTGTGAAGACCAAGTTCACAGATCCAAAAACAAATTATAGACCTAAAGATATAGCTAAAGACATGTTGGACAGATATGGAGTTTCCATGAGTTACCAAAAAGCATGGCGATCTAAGGAAAAAGCAGTTAATTATGTACATGGTTCAAGTCAAGATTCCTACCGAGACATTCCACGATATCTGCACATTTTGAAGCACAAAAATCTAGGTACTGTAACAGATTTGCAAATTGATAGTCTAAACAGatttaaatatctttatatgGCTATGGGACAATCAATTCTAGGTTGGAAACATTGCATTCCAGtaattgttgttgatggaacaTTCCTAAAAGCTGCATTTGGCGGTACACTTCTCACAGCTTCAACACAAGATGCAAATAGACACATCTTCCCATTGGCTTTTGCTATAACAGATTCGGAAAACAATGATTCATGGGAGTGGTTcttcagaaaaataaaagaatgttATGGAGAAAGAGAAGAGTTGTGTATAGTTTCAGATAGACACGAAAGCATAGAGAATGCTATAAAAAATGTCTTTCCAAATGTAACTCATGGAGTGTGCTCCTACCATCTTTTCTGCAACATAAAGACCAAGTTTAAAACAGACGCAGAGGCAACCAGTATTGCATTTCATGCTGCTGCAAAAGCTTATAACATGGAAGATTTTGAAAAATACATGAAGGACTTGGACAGTTTACATGAAGGAATCCGTCCTTTTCTGGCCAATGAGGTTAAATATGAAAAGTGGGCAAGAATCCACTCCAAAAGTCGTAGATATGCAGCTATGACTTCAAACATAGCTGAATCCATTAATGCAGCACTAAAAGAAATGAGAGAGCTTCCAGTAACAACATTACTCGAGTGCCTTAGAAACCTGATTCAAAAATGGAGctacaacaacaaaaaagaagcAGAAGCAACATTTACAGAATTGCCAAAGAAACAAGAGGAATACTTAAGAAAGAACTTTGTCAAGTCATTAAGAATGACT AAATCTTGCTCTTGTAACAAGTTTGATTTGGATGAATTACCTTGTGAACATGCCATGGCAGTCATTAGAAAGATGAACCTTCAGTATAAAAAATATTGCTCATATTATTTCACAAAACAAGCCATGTTGAACACCTATAATGCATCAATACATCCATTGGGAGATCCAAAAACATGGAGAGTTCCGCCTGATGTTGAGGAAATAGAAGTACTACCTCCAAAGGGAAACAGAAAAAGTGGAAGGCCAAGGAAAAAAAGGTTTGTCTCAGCAAGAGAAGGGTCTTATCAGCTTAAATGTGGAAG TACGGTGATTGGAACATTACTTATCACTATTACTTGTGATAAAGAATTATGA
- the LOC133830064 gene encoding probable inactive purple acid phosphatase 27, protein MEVTNGRPIKMSNVYNISVPLQVICNNMRVQLKKMKGFSYSSLKITVLILVLVHFPKAHTRGSHGGDGVQPLSKIAIHRAVFELNENASVKALPLVLGTKGEDFQWVDVKFESPKPSDDDWIAVFSPANFNSSTCPATDIMEEVPYICSAPIKYKFANDSNDYTKTGKATLKFRLINQREDISFALFSGGLSNPKLVAVSNVISFANPKVPLYPRLAQGMSWNEMSVTWTSGYDINEAVPFVEWGFKGRPQIQSPAGTLTFGRNSMCGTPARTFGWRDPGFIHTSFLMDLWPNSKYSYKLGHMLLNGTIIWSKSYYFKSPPYPGQNSLQRVVIFGDMGKAEQDGSNEYSNYQPGALNTTDQLIKDLDNIDIVFHIGDISYANGYISQWDQFTAQVEPIASTLPYMIASGNHERDVPGSGSFYDGNDSGGECGVLAENMFHVPAENRAKFWYSTKFGMFHFCIADSEHDWREGSEQYKFIEKCLASADRQKQPWLIFAAHRVLGYSSSYWKDGSFGEPMGRESLQKLWQKYKVDIAFFGHIHNYERTCPIYQNQCMKKEKSHYSGTVNGTIHVVVGGGGSHLSKFGPTQPAWSIYRDVDFGFVKLTAFNHSWLLFEYKKSSDGNVYDSFTISRDYRDVLACVYDGCEPTTFTS, encoded by the exons ATGGAAGTAACAAATGGCCGGCCTATAAAAATGTCCAATGTCTACAACATTAGTGTACCATTACAGGTTATCTGCAACAATATGAGAGTTCAGCTGAAAAAAATGAAGGGCTTTAGCTATTCATCGCTGAAAATTACAGTACTAATATTAGTATTAGTACATTTCCCAAAGGCCCACACCAGAGGCAGCCATGGTGGAGATGGAGTTCAGCCATTGTCTAAGATTGCTATCCACAGAGCCGTTTTTGAGCTTAATGAAAACGCTTCTGTCAAGGCACTACCACTTGTTCTTGGCACCAAG GGGGAAGATTTTCAATGGGTCGATGTTAAATTTGAATCACCTAAGCCTAGTGATGATGATTGGATTGCTGTGTTTTCTCCAGCAAATTTCAA CTCTTCTACTTGTCCAGCTACAGACATTATGGAAGAAGTTCCATATATATGTTCGGCTCCAATTAAG TACAAGTTTGCAAATGATTCCAATGACTATACCAAGACGGGCAAGGCCACTTTGAAGTTTCGGTTGATCAATCAAAGAGAAGATATCTCATTCGCATTGTTCTCAGGCGGGTTATCAAAT CCAAAATTGGTGGCAGTTTCAAATGTTATAAGCTTTGCAAATCCAAAGGTCCCCCTTTATCCACGTCTTGCACAAGGGATGTCTTGGAATGAA ATGTCAGTAACCTGGACAAGTGGCTATGACATTAATGAAGCTGTACCCTTTGTTGAGTGGGGTTTCAAAGGAAGGCCTCAAATTCAGTCACCAGCAGGAACATTGACTTTTGGTCGAAACAGCATGTGTG GCACACCAGCACGGACATTTGGTTGGCGTGATCCTGGTTTTATCCATACAAGTTTTCTGATGGATTTGTGGCCTAACTCTAA GTACTCTTACAAGCTTGGACATATGTTACTTAATGGTACCATTATCTGGAGCAAGTCCTACTATTTTAAATCACCCCCATATCCTGGACAGAACTCATTACAGCGTGTGGTTATATTTGGTGACATGGGAAAG GCAGAGCAAGATGGTTCAAATGAGTATAGTAACTATCAACCAGGCGCACTTAACACCACAGATCAACTCATCAAGGACTTGGACAACATAGACATAGTTTTCCACATTGGAGATATCTCATATGCAAATGGATACATCTCACAATGGGACCAATTCACAGCTCAAGTAGAGCCTATTGCATCAACTTTGCCATATATGATAGCAAG TGGAAATCATGAGCGTGATGTACCGGGGTCAGGATCATTCTACGATGGCAATGATTCAGGCGGTGAATGCGGCGTGCTAGCTGAGAACATGTTCCATGTTCCTGCTGAGAACAGAGCCAAGTTCTG GTACTCAACAAAGTTTGGTATGTTTCACTTCTGTATAGCTGATAGTGAGCATGACTGGAGAGAAGGTTCAGAACAGTACAAGTTCATAGAGAAATGCCTTGCCTCAGCAGACAGGCAAAAACAGCCTTGGTTGATCTTTGCAGCTCATCGGGTTTTGGGTTATTCTTCGTCGTATTGGAAAGATGGGTCGTTTGGGGAGCCCATGGGAAGGGAGAGCTTACAAAAGCTATGGCAGAAGTACAAGGTGGACATTGCTTTCTTTGGCCATATCCATAATTATGAGAGGACTTGTCCCATTTACCAG AATCAATGTATGAAGAAAGAAAAATCACATTATTCTGGCACGGTGAATGGAACAATTCACGTTGTGGTCGGAGGCGGTGGAAGTCACTTGTCCAAATTTGGGCCGACGCAACCAGCATGGAGTATTTACAGAGACGTTGACTTTGGTTTTGTCAAACTCACAGCATTCAACCACTCATGGCTTTTGTTTGAGTACAAGAAGAGCAGTGATGGCAATGTCTATGATTCCTTTACCATCTCAAGAGACTATAGAGATGTTTTGGCTTGTGTTTATGATGGTTGTGAACCCACAACCTTTACTTCATGA
- the LOC133830065 gene encoding uncharacterized protein LOC133830065, with translation MSNNAEETLAEVEKGGEDGEGAVQRSSDNDDNGDLSHEWATMARAWLCSFAEAKAVSMAEVEAWIDSNLDSIPEGIKSMPRPDLCQRLISIQSCIRLPIAPTPIQEKEDNQVDIPHARFQRTDQWRPVYSWLESLDKDEVVKSKDISDWLAENPEVQEQLCSRHSRYHLMHYIKKCHMKILKRRDKRKGIQQTDKPASQKGLQQFEKPVSLKVNKDVVMKQPTSPAVHLRNSAIDLPKDSDAYLAKQKEAFQKYEILVELEKLLSQSLKHQDLIK, from the exons atgtcGAATAATGCAGAGGAAACCCTAGCAGAAGTGGAAAAAGGAGGAGAAGATGGAGAAGGAGCTGTACAGAGAAGCTCTGATAACGATGACAATGGTGACCTATCACACGAGTGGGCCACCATGGCTCGAGCTTGGCTCTGCTCCTTCGCCGAAGCCAAAGCTGTGTCCATGGCGGAAGTCGAGGCTTGGATTGACTCTAACCTTGATTCTATTCCGGAAGGCATCAAGTCAATGCCTCGTCCTGATCTTTGTCAAAGACTTATTTCTATTCAAAGTTGCATCAGACTCCCCATTGCTCCCACCCCCATTCAG GAAAAAGAAGATAATCAAGTTGATATCCCACACGCTAGATTTCAACGCACTGATCAGTGGAGACCAGTTTATTCATGGTTAGAATCTTTGGACAAAGATGAGGTGGTTAAGTCTAAAGATATTTCTGATTGGCTTGCTGAGAACCCAGAGGTCCAGGAACAGTTGTGCTCTAGACATTCTCGGTATCATTTGATGCATTACATAAAAAAGTGTCATATGAAGATACTCAAGAGGAGGGATAAGAGGAAG GGGATTCAGCAGACTGATAAACCAGCATCTCAAAAG GGGTTGCAGCAGTTTGAGAAACCAGTTTCCCTAAAGGTTAACAAAGATGTGGTGATGAAACAACCAACCAGTCCAGCCGTGCATCTAA GGAACTCTGCAATCGATCTACCGAAAGATAGTGATGCATATTTGGCCAAGCAAAAGGAAGCATTTCAGAAATACGAGAT TTTAGTGGAGTTGGAGAAGTTGCTATCCCAATCTTTGAAGCATCAAGACCTAATtaaatga